The following proteins come from a genomic window of Coffea arabica cultivar ET-39 chromosome 11c, Coffea Arabica ET-39 HiFi, whole genome shotgun sequence:
- the LOC113717315 gene encoding protein PECTIC ARABINOGALACTAN SYNTHESIS-RELATED-like, whose protein sequence is MAELRHSSSMGSRAASASPRKRDDVAVASSPLSPDNIPTSSSSDDNRSRHTRDRGGLRSFFSAGHLHSLFPFSFTDDARLHTHNSKISVFVLCLIFLAAIISVSSIVNRLNAPYLCKKDGIVLHCPRVKEHPSLWENPYSATTSWKPCAERRVGIISDLPAENETTGYIFIHAEGGLNQQRIAICNAVAVAKIMNATLILPVLKQDQIWKDQTKFEDIFDVDHFIDYLRDDVRIVRDIPGWFTDKSELFTSIRRTVKNIPKYAPAQFYIDNVLPRIKEKKIMSLKPFVDRLGYDNVPPEINRLRCRVNYHALKFLPKIEQMADQLVSRMKNRTASSNPFMALHLRFEKGMVGLSFCDFVGTRAEKALMALYRLKEWPRRFKDGSHLWALALQKRKEGRCPLEPGEVAVMLRAMGYPKETQIYVASGQVYGGQNRMAPLRNMFPNLVTKEELATKAELDGFRKHVTSLAALDFLVCLKSDVFVMTHGGNFAKLIIGYRRYMGHRLKSIKPDKGLMSKSLGDPYMGWATFVEDVVVTHQTRTGLPEQTFPNYDIWENPLTPCMCKA, encoded by the exons ATGGCGGAGCTCCGGCACTCAAGTTCGATGGGAAGCCGAGCGGCGTCAGCGTCACCAAGGAAACGGGACGATGTCGCTGTGGCTTCCTCCCCACTGTCTCCCGATAATATTCCCACCTCCTCTTCCTCCGACGACAATCGTAGTCGTCATACTCGAGATCGCGGCGGCCTCCGCTCTTTCTTCTCCGCCGGGCACTTGCACTCTCTCTTCCCCTTCTCCTTCACCGACGACGCTAGGCTCCATACTCACAATTCCAAGATCTCGGTTTTCGTGCTTTGTTTGATTTTCCTCGCCGCAATTATTTCAGTTTCTTCAATTGTCAATCGATTG AATGCTCCATATCTGTGCAAGAAAGATGGCATAGTACTCCACTGTCCACGG GTAAAGGAGCATCCTTCACTATGGGAGAATCCATATTCAGCTACCACTTCATGGAAGCCATGTGCTGAGCGACGTGTGGGCATAATTTCTG ATCTTCCCGCTGAGAATGAAACAACTggatatatatttatacatgcTGAGGGTGGTTTGAACCAGCAAAGAATTGCT aTTTGCAATGCTGTGGCTGTTGCGAAGATAATGAACGCCACTCTTATTTTGCCAGTGTTGAAACAAGATCAGATATGGAAGGACCAGAC AAAATTTGAAGACATATTTGATGTCGACCATTTTATTGACTACTTAAGGGATGACGTACGAATTGTTCGTGACATTCCTGGATGGTTTACTGACAAATCAGAGCTGTTCACCAGCATAAG ACGGACAGTGAAGAACATCCCCAAGTATGCTCCAGCGCAATTCTATATTGACAATGTTCTACCCCGGATTAAGGAGAAGAAGATAATGTCCTTAAAGCCTTTCGTTGATCGACTTGG ATATGATAATGTTCCCCCAGAAATAAACAGACTAAGGTGCAGGGTAAATTATCATGCGCTCAAATTTCTGCCTAAGATTGAGCAAATGGCTGATCAACTTGTatcaaggatgaaaaatcgCACCGCCAGTTCAAATCCTTTCAT GGCTCTTCATCTGAGGTTTGAGAAAGGGATGGTAGGCCTTTCATTCTGTGATTTTGTGGGAACAAGGGCAGAGAAAGCTCTCATGGCTTTGTACAGACTGAAAGAATGGCCTCGACGTTTTAAG GACGGCTCTCATCTATGGGCTCTAGCTCTTCAGAAGCGGAAGGAAGGTCGGTGCCCCCTTGAGCCTGGTGAAGTGGCAGTCATGCTTCGAGCAATGGGTTATCCGAAAGAAACCCAGATATATGTTGCTTCAGGGCAGGTTTATGGTGGACAAAACCGCATGGCTCCCCTTAGGAATATGTTCCCAAATCTC GTAACAAAGGAGGAATTGGCAACCAAAGCGGAGTTGGATGGCTTCAGGAAGCATGTCACTAGTCTGGCCGCCCTTGATTTCTTGGTCTGCTTGAAGTCTGATGTGTTTGTCATGACCCATGGAGGAAACTTTGCTAAATTGATAATTGGATATCGTCGTTACATGGGTCACCGTCTGAAATCCATTAAACCAGACAAGGGACTGATGTCCAAATCATTAGGCGACCCATACATGGGCTGGGCGACCTTTGTGGAAGACGTGGTGGTTACCCATCAGACTCGGACAGGATTACCTGAACAAACCTTTCCTAATTATGACATCTGGGAGAACCCTCTAACACCTTGTATGTGTAAAGCCTGA